The Opitutus sp. ER46 genome contains a region encoding:
- a CDS encoding 4Fe-4S dicluster domain-containing protein, whose protein sequence is MTPTRETFGNIPQSSQWAFYILAVVSTGVFAYGVWRRYQLWRQGQPVGWRELGITALRNMPTLLRRRPRPAAPAAAEIDAPPTLTHLSNQMELKAAIGPGVKRVLVDGLGQQRVKGRGAAGRAHIALFAGFMLLLLGTTLLELDHIAGWISKNLQFHHGTYYVVYEFVLDIAGLFFLLGCGYFLWRRTRRPASVGHRGSDWFVLGTFIAIGVTGYVIEALRIVWQQPHGIAAQCSPVGLWLSQAFAGLGEPGARQWHLAAWWAHALLIFGFFAAIPFTRLFHFIAGPLNLFLSRPAMGQLQPVTMEEVERTGRVGVNDIRQFTFQQLLSLDACMECGRCEDACPAFATGKPLSPKRVVQDLKHLMQDTLGAGPTAAAPRALHGETIAAETLWACTTCSACVDICPVRIDQLRLILDLRRHLANEGGLSGTAATTLRRMQSAANPWGLPASERAAWRPVATPPPAPAAAAEPASSR, encoded by the coding sequence ATGACTCCCACTCGCGAAACGTTCGGCAATATCCCGCAGAGCTCGCAGTGGGCATTCTACATTCTCGCCGTGGTGTCGACGGGGGTCTTCGCGTACGGCGTCTGGCGCCGCTACCAGCTCTGGCGTCAGGGCCAGCCCGTGGGCTGGCGCGAACTGGGCATCACGGCGCTGCGCAACATGCCGACGCTCCTCCGCCGGCGTCCGCGTCCGGCCGCCCCCGCGGCCGCGGAGATCGACGCGCCGCCGACTCTCACTCACCTGTCCAACCAGATGGAGCTGAAGGCAGCGATCGGTCCGGGCGTGAAACGCGTGCTGGTCGACGGACTCGGCCAGCAGCGGGTGAAAGGCCGCGGAGCCGCAGGTCGAGCTCACATCGCGCTCTTTGCCGGCTTCATGCTGCTGCTCCTCGGCACAACGCTCCTGGAGCTCGATCACATCGCGGGCTGGATCTCGAAGAACCTGCAGTTTCACCACGGCACCTACTACGTCGTGTACGAGTTCGTCCTGGATATCGCCGGACTCTTCTTCCTGCTCGGCTGCGGCTACTTCCTGTGGCGTCGCACGCGCCGGCCCGCGAGCGTCGGCCATCGCGGCAGCGACTGGTTCGTGCTCGGCACATTCATCGCGATCGGCGTCACGGGCTACGTCATCGAGGCGTTGCGCATCGTCTGGCAGCAGCCGCACGGCATTGCCGCGCAGTGCTCCCCGGTCGGCTTGTGGCTCTCCCAGGCGTTCGCCGGACTCGGCGAACCCGGCGCACGACAGTGGCACCTCGCCGCCTGGTGGGCGCACGCGCTCCTCATCTTCGGCTTTTTCGCGGCGATCCCGTTCACGCGGCTGTTCCACTTCATCGCCGGCCCCCTCAACCTGTTCCTCTCGCGGCCGGCGATGGGACAACTCCAGCCCGTCACGATGGAGGAGGTCGAGCGTACCGGGCGCGTAGGCGTGAACGACATCCGCCAGTTCACGTTCCAACAACTGCTCAGCCTCGACGCCTGCATGGAGTGCGGTCGCTGCGAGGACGCCTGCCCCGCGTTCGCCACGGGGAAGCCGCTCTCGCCCAAGCGCGTCGTCCAGGATCTCAAGCACCTGATGCAGGACACGCTCGGCGCCGGTCCGACAGCCGCCGCGCCTCGCGCGCTGCACGGCGAGACGATCGCCGCCGAGACGCTCTGGGCCTGCACCACCTGCAGCGCCTGCGTCGACATCTGCCCCGTGCGCATCGACCAGCTTCGGCTCATTCTCGATCTCCGCCGCCACCTCGCGAACGAGGGCGGGCTCAGCGGCACCGCCGCCACCACGCTCCGGCGAATGCAGTCCGCCGCCAACCCCTGGGGCCTGCCCGCCTCGGAGCGGGCCGCGTGGCGGCCCGTTGCCACTCCGCCTCCGGCTCCGGCTGCGGCCGCCGAACCGGCCAGCTCTCGCTGA
- a CDS encoding (Fe-S)-binding protein, giving the protein MDIPAAPTVRENPNFELLYWIGCAGSYDRRAQRVARAMVRLLNAAGVNFAILGSEEKCTGDSARRLGDEFLFQELATANIATLAKYGVRKIVAHCPHCLNALLRDYPAFGGHYEVVHHTQLLADLLASGRLKLASPAPGAATASVTYHDPCYLARVNRIHAAPREVLQAALNGTGAGPLREMARREERTSCCGAGGGRMWMEEPPAQRVSTQRAREALGTGAGTVAVGCPFCLTQMTDGVAANGSEARVLDVAEILAERLPANPASGSPAVATANAAGPAVASA; this is encoded by the coding sequence ATGGATATCCCCGCCGCCCCGACCGTCCGCGAGAACCCGAACTTTGAACTGCTCTACTGGATCGGCTGCGCGGGCTCATACGACCGCCGCGCCCAGCGCGTCGCCCGCGCCATGGTCCGGTTGCTCAACGCCGCCGGTGTCAATTTCGCGATCCTCGGCTCCGAGGAGAAGTGCACAGGGGACTCCGCCCGCCGGCTGGGCGACGAGTTTCTCTTCCAGGAACTCGCCACCGCCAACATTGCGACGCTCGCCAAGTACGGCGTGCGCAAGATCGTCGCGCACTGCCCGCACTGCCTCAACGCCCTCCTGCGGGACTACCCCGCGTTCGGCGGTCACTACGAGGTTGTCCACCACACGCAGTTGCTCGCGGACCTCCTCGCGAGCGGCCGGCTCAAGCTCGCCTCCCCCGCGCCCGGCGCCGCCACCGCGTCCGTCACGTATCATGATCCATGCTACCTCGCGCGCGTGAACCGGATCCACGCGGCGCCGCGTGAGGTCCTGCAGGCCGCTCTCAACGGCACCGGCGCGGGACCGCTGCGCGAGATGGCCCGTCGCGAGGAGCGCACCTCCTGCTGCGGTGCCGGCGGCGGCCGCATGTGGATGGAGGAGCCGCCCGCCCAGCGCGTGTCCACCCAGCGCGCCCGCGAGGCCCTGGGTACCGGCGCCGGTACGGTCGCGGTCGGCTGCCCCTTCTGCCTGACCCAGATGACCGATGGCGTGGCCGCCAACGGCTCCGAGGCGCGCGTCCTGGACGTGGCCGAGATTCTCGCTGAGCGGTTGCCCGCAAATCCGGCCAGCGGCTCACCCGCCGTCGCCACCGCCAACGCCGCCGGGCCGGCCGTCGCCAGCGCCTGA
- a CDS encoding sigma-70 family RNA polymerase sigma factor yields the protein MNPVSSVEYPRLSDAQLVERIVSGDAAAIAWLLCDQCGARLKYLAAVRYRAAGWEFEELVSEVFLQLSRRDWHALRLFQGENRAGQACRLASYVTLIASRLLAKRIIRQPSEMRAPRPPDQEEVDRLIDALPERHRQASEIRQAIMQLENLQHRDILFLYKVEERSVAEVAELLGISPANAYTRCSRAIADLRSLLEKEGVHA from the coding sequence ATGAACCCAGTGTCATCTGTGGAGTACCCTCGGCTGTCCGATGCACAGTTGGTGGAACGGATCGTTTCCGGCGATGCCGCCGCGATCGCGTGGCTGCTGTGCGACCAATGCGGGGCGCGTCTGAAATACCTGGCGGCCGTCCGGTATCGGGCGGCGGGCTGGGAGTTCGAGGAGCTGGTCAGCGAGGTCTTCCTCCAGCTCAGCCGGCGCGACTGGCACGCGCTGCGGCTGTTTCAAGGTGAGAACCGCGCCGGTCAGGCCTGCCGGCTGGCGTCGTACGTCACGTTGATCGCCTCCCGGCTGCTCGCCAAAAGAATCATCCGCCAGCCGTCAGAAATGCGCGCACCCCGTCCTCCAGACCAGGAGGAGGTGGATCGTCTCATCGACGCCCTCCCCGAACGGCACCGCCAAGCCAGCGAGATCCGGCAAGCCATCATGCAACTGGAGAACCTGCAACACCGCGACATCCTCTTCCTCTACAAGGTCGAGGAACGCAGCGTCGCGGAGGTGGCGGAGCTGCTGGGCATCTCGCCGGCCAACGCCTATACGCGCTGCAGTCGAGCCATCGCCGACCTGCGATCACTGCTGGAAAAGGAGGGGGTCCATGCCTGA
- a CDS encoding electron transfer flavoprotein subunit alpha/FixB family protein, whose product MNLLIVAEISRGQLKLATGAAIGFARQVCAAGAHTFDVLLLGSDVGGLVPSVASYGASAVLIAAAPALAEPLADRYADVIAQVARERNTSVVVAAASTFSKDVLPRAAALLDAGMLSDVIGVDASAEEPVFRRVMHAGNVVATVRLAGAVKVLTVRSSAFPTPEKSSATSPAVPVTIDVAALPSGIEFISREEKGAGRPDPTEARIVVSGGRALKNAEDFERLVGGLADTLGAAVGSSRALVDAGITSNALQIGQTGKVVAPELYLAVGISGAIQHVAGMKDAKVIAAINKDPDAPIFAVADYGLVADVYEAVPQIISRLKH is encoded by the coding sequence ATGAATCTCCTCATCGTTGCCGAGATCTCGCGCGGACAGCTCAAGCTCGCCACCGGCGCCGCGATCGGGTTTGCCCGGCAGGTCTGCGCCGCGGGCGCCCATACCTTCGACGTTCTCCTGCTCGGCTCAGACGTCGGTGGACTCGTTCCCAGCGTCGCCTCATACGGCGCCAGTGCGGTGCTCATCGCTGCTGCCCCCGCCCTCGCCGAACCGCTGGCAGACCGCTACGCCGACGTGATCGCCCAGGTCGCCCGCGAACGGAACACGAGCGTCGTCGTGGCGGCCGCGTCCACGTTCAGCAAGGACGTCCTGCCCCGCGCCGCGGCGCTGCTCGACGCTGGGATGCTCAGCGACGTCATCGGCGTTGACGCCTCCGCCGAGGAACCCGTCTTCCGGCGGGTCATGCACGCCGGCAACGTCGTCGCGACCGTGCGCCTCGCCGGCGCCGTCAAGGTCCTCACCGTCCGCTCCTCCGCGTTCCCAACCCCGGAAAAGTCATCCGCCACGTCGCCAGCCGTCCCCGTGACCATCGACGTCGCGGCACTTCCCTCTGGCATCGAGTTCATCAGCCGCGAGGAAAAGGGCGCCGGACGGCCCGATCCCACCGAGGCGCGCATTGTCGTCTCCGGCGGCCGGGCCCTGAAGAACGCCGAGGACTTCGAGCGCCTGGTTGGCGGGCTCGCCGACACGCTCGGCGCCGCCGTCGGCTCCTCCCGCGCGCTCGTCGACGCCGGCATCACCTCCAACGCGCTCCAGATCGGCCAGACCGGCAAGGTGGTCGCGCCCGAGCTCTATCTCGCCGTCGGCATCTCCGGCGCCATCCAGCACGTCGCCGGGATGAAGGACGCCAAGGTCATCGCCGCCATCAACAAGGACCCCGATGCGCCGATCTTCGCCGTCGCCGACTACGGTCTCGTCGCCGACGTCTACGAAGCGGTGCCGCAGATCATTTCGCGGCTGAAACACTGA
- a CDS encoding acyl-CoA dehydrogenase family protein: MPIDTALPTRLTGADFLLHDIDPSEIFTREDLASDERQMADTAARFMDKDVLPQLDRLEHQEEGLARKLFNQAAELGLLGIEVPEENGGLGLGKRAHIGVIEQLAGLGGFGITCSAHSGIGSQPLIYFGNAEQKARYLPKLASGEWMAAYCLSEAGSGSDALGMKTKAVLSPDGKHYILNGVKMWITNAGWADLFTVFAKIDGQHVTAFLVERTFPGVSTGREEHKLGIKSSSTRRLILEDVAVPVENVLGEVGKGAYIAFNILNFGRYSLGAAMVGPARAQLGFATKYAQERQQFGRPLASFGLIRQKLADMAAKIYATESATYRTAGLIDELFATGATVDSMNPPFARALDEFAVECSVLKVRGSEMFFEIADEALQIHGGYGFTEEFPAARALRDARINRIFEGTNEINRLFIPTTLLRREQRGRFPLLQTALKVAAEITGTPPALPSADRLLDAQALLGRAKKLVFLLAGIAGRTFGLKIGDEQEVLAPLADVVSEIYLGESAVLRALKLRSRLAPEAAVAADLATLSVNDSLGRIEAAARRVLEGCLRDDASFGQQLKTVRLLLAWQPLNSIALRRRIADQITARNGYPL; the protein is encoded by the coding sequence ATGCCCATCGACACTGCCCTCCCCACCCGCCTCACGGGCGCCGACTTCCTGCTCCACGACATCGACCCCTCCGAGATCTTCACCCGCGAGGATCTCGCGTCCGACGAACGCCAGATGGCCGACACCGCTGCGCGGTTCATGGACAAGGACGTCCTCCCGCAGCTCGACCGACTCGAGCACCAGGAGGAGGGCCTCGCACGCAAATTGTTCAACCAGGCGGCCGAGCTCGGTCTACTCGGCATTGAGGTGCCGGAGGAAAACGGCGGACTCGGGCTCGGCAAGCGAGCGCACATCGGCGTCATCGAGCAGCTGGCCGGGCTCGGCGGCTTCGGCATCACCTGTAGCGCGCACAGCGGCATTGGTTCCCAGCCCCTCATCTACTTCGGCAACGCCGAGCAGAAGGCGCGTTACCTGCCGAAACTCGCCAGCGGCGAGTGGATGGCCGCGTACTGCCTGAGCGAGGCCGGCTCCGGTTCCGACGCGCTCGGCATGAAGACCAAGGCCGTGCTCTCACCCGACGGAAAGCACTACATCCTAAACGGCGTGAAGATGTGGATCACCAACGCGGGTTGGGCCGACCTGTTCACGGTGTTCGCCAAGATCGATGGCCAGCACGTGACCGCGTTCCTGGTCGAGCGGACGTTCCCCGGCGTCTCCACCGGACGCGAGGAGCACAAGCTCGGCATCAAGTCGTCCTCGACGCGCCGGCTCATCCTCGAGGACGTCGCCGTGCCGGTGGAAAACGTGCTGGGTGAGGTCGGCAAGGGCGCCTACATCGCGTTCAACATCCTGAACTTCGGCCGGTACAGCCTGGGCGCCGCGATGGTCGGCCCGGCCCGCGCGCAACTCGGATTCGCCACCAAGTACGCCCAGGAGCGGCAGCAGTTTGGCCGGCCGCTGGCCTCGTTCGGGCTCATCCGCCAGAAGCTGGCCGACATGGCCGCGAAGATTTACGCGACCGAAAGCGCGACCTACCGCACCGCCGGTCTGATCGACGAACTCTTCGCCACCGGCGCCACGGTCGACTCGATGAACCCGCCGTTTGCCCGCGCGCTCGATGAGTTCGCGGTGGAGTGCTCGGTGCTGAAGGTACGCGGCTCCGAGATGTTCTTCGAGATCGCCGACGAGGCGCTCCAGATCCACGGCGGCTACGGATTCACCGAGGAGTTTCCCGCGGCGCGCGCGCTGCGCGATGCCCGCATCAACCGCATTTTCGAAGGCACGAATGAGATCAACCGGCTCTTCATTCCCACGACGCTGCTGCGCCGCGAACAGCGCGGCCGGTTCCCGCTTCTGCAGACCGCGTTGAAAGTGGCGGCGGAGATCACCGGCACGCCGCCAGCGCTCCCGAGCGCCGATCGGCTCCTCGACGCCCAGGCTCTGCTCGGACGCGCCAAGAAGCTGGTCTTCCTCCTCGCCGGCATCGCGGGTCGTACCTTCGGCCTGAAGATCGGCGACGAGCAGGAGGTGCTCGCGCCGCTGGCGGATGTCGTCTCCGAGATCTACCTCGGCGAGAGCGCCGTGCTGCGCGCGCTCAAGCTCCGCTCGCGCCTGGCGCCCGAGGCCGCGGTGGCCGCCGACCTGGCGACGCTGTCGGTCAACGACAGCCTCGGCCGCATCGAGGCCGCGGCCCGCCGGGTCCTCGAAGGCTGCCTCCGCGATGACGCCAGCTTCGGCCAGCAACTGAAGACCGTCCGCCTGCTGCTCGCCTGGCAGCCGCTCAACAGCATCGCCCTGCGCCGCCGCATCGCCGACCAGATCACCGCCCGCAACGGATATCCGCTCTGA
- a CDS encoding pectinesterase family protein — MSLLACYRPVLRLAAFVALLAPTLRANAASTWPLSSAFPAPGATHVSPDTPLRLAFPADVQLGQGRIHVRDTATGRDVDVIEVGAPYATQTIGGEPNFRYLPATVTGREVTLHPRNGALQYGASYTVTAEPGAFTVGHQASAALEQGWTFTTRATPPAAGTPRIVVAADGTGDFCTVQGAIDWIPEGNTRPVTLFIRKGTYRELIVIANRHAVTLLGEDRRESVITYANNDRFNPTNGNPFGSPQPQPSAAPLGGAVYHRSVLLAHRVDDLVLANLTVRNATPQGGSQAEAVLLNGTTRARAILKDVDLYSYQDTLQINGQAYLENCLIEGDIDFMWGTGPCFFSRCTARSLRSGAYFTQIRNPGTNHGYVYVGCTFEGAKGIMGNYLTRVSTARFPHSEVVLLDCTLTPAVHPVAWLLQGPQDPAQIHFWEHNSRLPDGQPVDVSARLPGSRQLTEPADAATIANYRNPTWVLGNAWNPRAAPIFTAPAAPAAVNPAAPAIVTPPASQLVLLGTSPELHVLATSPVATPLRYQWNRDGRPIPGATHASLRLPAATWDTAAAYSVTVRNDQHATTSAAAILTPVAPQPAARAPDLPHLAPAVFDVTAFGAVADGIKDNASAIQEAIDTAAAAGGGTVLLPPAVRPYRSAPLTLRSGIRLEIAGGAVLQALPYSASSAPGSYPLTGKRYADFISASKAHDIAISGAGVIDGDGEAWWAAFRADKKMPHRPYLVRLNNCERVLVSGLTLTRSPMFHAAISADHLTVFGVTVDSPEGPNTDGLDPAGTHHLIQNCYVSCGDDNVVMKPGGTFCQDITITDCVFGLGHGMSVGGQSNCGLDGMLVRNCAFQGTVSGLRLKADATQGGEVKNVVYRNLTMDAVRYPIVFYSYYKMVGNPGSPSGSNATTPEKVRAWNTEPPLPLASSTLPSWKAITIEHLTATRAGDFSIIWGLPLANFLIEDVRLQDVRLSGGRGLKLYNATNVRIDAASDVGPVDALNTLAITAEPKSVQVRAGETARFVAHAVGAATYQWMFAGQPLADGPRSDGAVISGARGAQLEVRGVTPANAGKYSVLVAGSLDGFDVAANRPAPGTIPVSAASAPATLTVAPAQP; from the coding sequence ATGTCCCTCCTCGCCTGCTACCGCCCCGTCCTCCGCCTGGCCGCCTTTGTCGCGCTCCTCGCCCCCACGCTCCGCGCGAATGCCGCCTCCACCTGGCCGCTCTCGTCCGCGTTCCCAGCACCCGGCGCCACCCACGTTTCACCCGACACGCCCCTGCGGCTGGCCTTCCCGGCGGACGTCCAACTCGGCCAGGGCCGCATCCATGTGCGCGACACCGCCACCGGCCGCGATGTCGACGTGATTGAGGTGGGCGCCCCGTACGCGACGCAGACGATCGGCGGCGAACCCAACTTCCGTTACCTGCCCGCCACGGTGACCGGCCGCGAGGTCACGCTCCACCCGCGCAACGGCGCCCTGCAGTACGGCGCCAGCTACACCGTCACCGCCGAGCCGGGAGCCTTCACCGTCGGCCATCAGGCCAGCGCCGCGCTCGAACAGGGCTGGACGTTCACCACGCGCGCCACCCCGCCCGCCGCCGGCACGCCGCGGATCGTGGTCGCCGCCGACGGCACCGGAGACTTCTGCACCGTGCAGGGCGCGATCGACTGGATTCCGGAAGGCAACACGCGCCCGGTCACGCTGTTCATCCGCAAGGGCACGTACCGCGAACTCATCGTCATCGCCAACCGCCACGCGGTCACGCTGCTCGGTGAGGATCGCCGCGAGTCCGTCATCACTTACGCGAACAACGACCGCTTCAACCCCACCAACGGCAACCCGTTCGGCTCGCCCCAGCCCCAGCCCAGCGCCGCCCCGCTCGGCGGCGCGGTCTACCATCGTTCAGTCCTGCTCGCCCATCGCGTCGACGATCTCGTCCTCGCCAACCTCACCGTGCGCAACGCCACGCCGCAGGGCGGATCCCAGGCCGAGGCCGTGCTCCTCAACGGGACCACCAGGGCCCGCGCCATTCTCAAGGACGTCGATCTCTACAGCTACCAAGACACGCTCCAGATCAACGGCCAGGCCTACCTCGAAAACTGCCTGATCGAGGGGGACATCGATTTCATGTGGGGCACCGGCCCGTGCTTCTTCTCGCGCTGCACCGCGCGCAGCCTCCGCTCCGGCGCGTATTTCACGCAGATCCGCAACCCCGGCACCAACCACGGCTACGTCTACGTCGGCTGCACCTTTGAAGGCGCGAAGGGCATTATGGGCAATTATCTCACCCGCGTGAGCACCGCCCGTTTCCCGCACAGCGAGGTCGTCCTCCTCGACTGCACGCTCACGCCCGCCGTCCACCCCGTCGCCTGGCTGCTGCAGGGCCCGCAGGACCCCGCGCAGATCCATTTCTGGGAACACAACAGCCGCCTGCCCGACGGCCAGCCCGTCGACGTGAGCGCCCGGCTGCCCGGCTCCCGCCAGCTCACCGAGCCCGCCGACGCCGCCACGATCGCCAACTACCGCAACCCGACCTGGGTCCTGGGCAACGCCTGGAATCCCCGCGCCGCGCCCATCTTCACCGCGCCGGCTGCTCCCGCCGCGGTGAATCCCGCCGCGCCAGCCATCGTCACCCCGCCCGCGTCGCAACTCGTCCTGCTCGGCACGTCGCCGGAGCTGCACGTCCTCGCGACGAGCCCCGTCGCCACGCCCCTGCGGTATCAGTGGAATCGTGACGGACGCCCCATTCCTGGCGCCACGCACGCCTCGCTGCGGTTGCCCGCCGCGACCTGGGACACCGCCGCCGCCTACTCGGTAACCGTCCGCAACGACCAGCACGCGACCACCAGCGCCGCCGCCATTCTCACGCCCGTCGCGCCCCAGCCCGCAGCCCGCGCCCCCGACCTGCCGCACCTCGCCCCGGCCGTCTTCGACGTCACCGCCTTCGGCGCCGTGGCCGATGGCATCAAGGACAATGCCTCCGCCATCCAGGAGGCGATCGACACCGCGGCCGCCGCCGGTGGCGGCACCGTTCTCCTTCCGCCCGCCGTGCGTCCCTACCGGTCAGCCCCCCTCACCTTGCGGTCCGGCATCAGGCTGGAGATCGCAGGCGGCGCCGTGCTCCAAGCGCTCCCATACTCGGCCTCGTCCGCCCCCGGGTCCTACCCGCTCACCGGGAAACGCTACGCCGACTTCATCAGCGCCTCCAAAGCCCACGACATCGCGATCTCCGGCGCCGGCGTCATCGACGGTGACGGTGAAGCGTGGTGGGCCGCCTTCCGCGCCGACAAGAAGATGCCGCACCGGCCTTACCTCGTCCGTCTCAACAATTGCGAACGCGTGCTCGTCTCCGGCCTCACGCTGACCCGCTCGCCGATGTTCCACGCCGCCATCAGCGCCGACCACCTGACCGTCTTCGGGGTGACCGTTGACAGCCCCGAGGGGCCCAACACCGACGGCCTCGATCCCGCCGGCACGCACCATCTGATCCAGAACTGCTACGTCTCCTGCGGTGACGACAACGTGGTGATGAAGCCCGGCGGCACCTTCTGCCAGGACATCACCATTACCGACTGCGTCTTCGGCCTCGGTCACGGCATGTCCGTCGGCGGCCAGAGCAATTGCGGCCTCGACGGCATGCTCGTGCGCAACTGCGCCTTCCAGGGCACCGTCTCCGGCCTGCGACTCAAGGCCGACGCCACCCAGGGCGGCGAGGTGAAGAACGTTGTTTACCGCAATCTCACGATGGATGCCGTGCGCTACCCGATCGTGTTCTACAGCTACTACAAGATGGTGGGAAACCCCGGTTCGCCGAGCGGCAGCAACGCCACCACGCCGGAGAAGGTCCGCGCCTGGAACACCGAGCCGCCGCTGCCGCTCGCGAGCAGCACCCTGCCATCCTGGAAGGCGATCACCATCGAGCACCTGACCGCCACCCGCGCCGGCGATTTCAGCATCATCTGGGGCCTCCCGCTCGCGAACTTCCTGATCGAGGACGTGCGGCTCCAGGACGTCCGCCTCTCCGGCGGCCGCGGGCTCAAGCTCTACAACGCCACCAACGTCCGCATCGACGCGGCGTCCGACGTCGGACCGGTCGATGCCCTCAATACGCTCGCCATCACCGCGGAGCCCAAGTCCGTGCAGGTCCGCGCTGGGGAAACGGCACGCTTCGTGGCGCACGCGGTCGGCGCCGCCACGTACCAGTGGATGTTCGCCGGCCAGCCGCTCGCGGACGGCCCGCGCAGCGACGGCGCGGTGATCAGCGGCGCGCGCGGCGCGCAACTCGAGGTGCGCGGCGTCACGCCCGCCAACGCCGGCAAGTACAGCGTCCTCGTCGCCGGTTCACTCGATGGCTTTGACGTGGCAGCGAATCGGCCCGCGCCCGGCACAATCCCAGTTTCGGCCGCGAGCGCGCCGGCGACGCTGACGGTCGCCCCCGCGCAGCCCTGA
- a CDS encoding electron transfer flavoprotein subunit beta/FixA family protein: MKILVPLKRVPDPDTPLRLRADRSGIDLDGAKFVINPFDAIALEEALRVKERSANVEVAVVSIGSDDAIEQLRAGLGMGADRAVLIRVATPPDSLAIAKVLAAFFQREKPDVVLMGKQAIDDDSNQAGQMLAGLLRLPQATFISRLEWTPGEPRAVCRRETDAGIETVAVRLPAVLTADLRLNEPRYVSLPGIMKAKRKPLEELAVADLGVDPTPRTTIQKLELPPKRAAGIRVKTVEDLVTHLLAARG, from the coding sequence ATGAAGATTCTCGTCCCGCTCAAGCGCGTGCCGGATCCCGACACCCCGCTGCGGCTTCGCGCCGACCGCTCCGGCATCGACCTCGACGGCGCCAAGTTCGTGATCAACCCATTCGACGCGATCGCCCTCGAGGAGGCCCTGCGGGTCAAGGAACGCTCCGCCAACGTCGAGGTCGCGGTTGTCTCGATCGGCAGCGACGACGCCATCGAGCAGCTGCGCGCCGGCCTCGGCATGGGCGCCGACCGCGCCGTGCTCATCCGCGTCGCCACGCCGCCGGATTCCCTCGCCATCGCCAAGGTGCTCGCCGCGTTTTTTCAGCGCGAGAAGCCCGATGTCGTCCTCATGGGCAAACAGGCGATCGACGATGACTCCAACCAGGCCGGACAAATGCTCGCCGGCCTCCTGCGCCTCCCACAGGCCACTTTCATCTCTCGGCTGGAGTGGACACCCGGCGAGCCGCGCGCCGTCTGCCGCCGCGAAACCGACGCCGGGATCGAGACGGTCGCGGTCAGGCTGCCCGCGGTTCTCACCGCCGACCTGCGCCTCAACGAGCCACGCTACGTTTCCCTGCCGGGCATCATGAAGGCGAAACGCAAGCCCCTCGAGGAACTCGCCGTCGCCGACCTCGGCGTCGACCCCACGCCCCGCACCACCATTCAGAAGCTCGAGCTCCCGCCCAAGCGCGCCGCTGGCATTCGCGTCAAAACCGTCGAAGACCTCGTCACCCACCTCCTCGCCGCCCGCGGCTGA